The sequence below is a genomic window from Gemmatimonadota bacterium.
TGAGAAGGCGCTCGATTCATTTCGGGCGCCTTTTCTATTTTGGGGGTGTTGAAGTGGCCCGCCATGGCTGTGAAGTGGCTCGCCATGGCGATGTAAGCTATGGCTCCACCACCATGAAGTTGACCGACTTGGAGACGGAACTGTTTGTATGGCGGTCGGTTAGCGTCACGGTGAGCACGTACTCCCCGGCCTCGAGATTCGCGGTATCCAGGGCGGTGTATTCCCCCTCTTCAGCTGAAGTCCCATGCCTGTCGAAGACTGTCATAACCGTCTGCATGTCGCCGGGTGGCCGGGCGGACCGGTTCCGCAGCGCAGGCATGCCCATGGGCGTGATCTCGTAGAGGTTCTCGTACGACGTCCGGCCGGATTCGTCCATGACCAGGTTGTATACCTCGTAGTACACGTAAACCAGGTGTCCCCGAGCGTAGAGGCGACCAGGATTCGGGACGACGTTCAATCCCTTGCGCACAAAGGGGCCAGGACCTGGCGCTGGCGTGATTTCCGTTGAGAGCTTGAGATCGCTGATGAGCAGGTCGCTGCCGCGGTAGTCAGACAAGGAAACCGGCTTCTTGTATACACCTATGCGTTGCGTGACGTCGTCTCGCATTTCCACGGCGGCCATGAATGTGCCTGGAGGCGCTGACATATTCGCAGCCAGCGTGAAGGCGGCGCCCTGGAACTCCTGGTTAGCCGCCTGCCGTTCGGGCCGGGCTATGGGACCGAACCGGAACTTGCGCGAATAGGCGGGTGTCTGTACCGAATCGCGCAGGGTAACCTGGTTGTCGAGCCAGGTACGATCGCCCTTTTCGTCGCCGATGTCTCCAAACTGCCAGACCGGTATACTGTAGGCCAGATCCACTTCGGTCGATCCCTCTTCGCCTCGGAATGAGACCGCGTCAAAGGCGTATTCGAGGGGCTCCCCGCCGAAGTCATGTGCATAGACCTCGGGGCTTCGGGCGATCAGTGCGGCGGCCTGACGACGGGGATGCACCGCATCTTGGCGACCGATTTCGTTGGGCTGAATGGTCTGATCGCCGCTCTCGTCGACTGCAAGAGTTTCCAGGGGATAATCGTACCGGCCTCCCCCCATCTGGTCGACGAAGAACAATTCCAGTTTGTAAGGCACATACACCCAGCTTTCCGCCATGTACGAAGACCCCATTTTTCTTCTCTGCTTAGCGGCCTGTTCATACATGAGCTGTGCCATAGACTTGCCTTTGACATTTATATCATCATCCATCGTGGGCGCCCCAAAACCGCTTCGCATCTTCTTGTCTGTATCAAATATCTTCGACACCTCGCCGCGGTTTACCTGCAATTGGTATCCGAACTGAAGGTTCTTCTCCCGTATTGCGTCCACGGCCGGGTTGTCGGACGTAAGAAACGACTCATACTGATTCTCGTTCGCCCTGACCATGAAGCGACGCCGGTCGTCGGGCTCACCGTATCGAACGTGGATTTCACCACGCCGATCATAGGGAAACTTCTTCTCCGAGAAGTGGATGCGGGCATACATGATGCGGCGATAGTGCTCCACCAAGCGCTCGTTTTCGATCGTGGCCGGATTCGAATCCCGTTCGTTCCAGAAGGCCAGCCAGAGCGCGTCCCGTTCCGGTTCGGTCGCCGCTTCCCAGGTCGCGAGTTCATCTGGCGGAGCGACATGGCTCAGATCCCTGTATACCGCCTGTTCGTCGGCGTCCAACTGCGAGATGTAGGACTCCAGCGCCTCCTGAAGACGATCGAATTGCTGATCCGATCCGAGCGCCAGCACTTCGTACTGGGAGAGCATGGTCCGGATACGGTCCGGCGTATCGTCTCCCCAAGCGTCGACGGTTGCCTTGAGTTCAACAACCCCCAGGTCGTAGCGTTCGGTGCGGTGACTCACATTGGCGAAACTTAGCAGCGCCTCGCTGTGTTCAGGATAGACACGGTATTGCTGCATATAGGCGCTGAGCGCCTTTTCGGTCTCAGGTTCGTCGGGACTGTCATAACACCGGCCGAGCTGGAAGTACGCATCCGGGTGCGTGGGGTTGAGCTCAACGGCCTTCAGGAAGTGTTTCCTGCCGTCCCTGGCGCTGCCGATCAACCGGCCCGAGCGCTCCTGGTCCATGTAGGTCATGCCCATGCGGTATTGCGCGTCCACATTCCCCGGATCGATCTCCAGGGCCCTTCGATAGGCGATTCGGGCATCGAGCCGCCTTTTAGGCAGTCGTGCGTACACCATACCCATGCCGATGTGGCCCGACAGCCAGTTCCTGTCCAGTTGCACGGTCCTTCTGAATGCCTTCAACGCTTCGTCATTGTCGCCCACGGCGAACCACGCCATGCCCAGCCAGTAACGCGCCTCGGCCGACGTCTTCTCCTCGCTTACTGCTTGTTGGAACGTGGTCAGCGCTTCGTCGTATCGGCCCTGCTGATAGAGGATCTTTCCCGCGTCAACTTTACCCTGGTCGTATGGTTCGCTCGCAGAAACCTCTCTGAGAGACAGGGTCTGGGAAAGCATATACAACGGATGGATGATCAGCGCGATCAGCAGGAAGTGTCGGGTATTCATTCCAATACCTACCTTTTGTAAGGGAATTATAACCAATTTTAACCGTTGTCAATTGCGGAGAGCAGCGTTTGAAGACCGCCCTCGAAGATAATTTGTCTGGCTACGGCCGTGCTCGCCTTGTGGCTGAACCCCGTCATCTCGGTGGGTGGTTTCTTGGTGATCTCCATCGGGATGACGTTGGCGGGATCCTCGGCCAGCATAGCGACGGCCTGGCGTCTCAGGATCACGGCGTCGCTTACGTCCTTGATCCATTCGCCGGACACCATATCGGGCGCACCGAATACGATCCCGACTTCAGACAGCACGAAAAGGGTGGCCGCGTCCCATTCACGGTCTCCGCCTCCCTGCTTGTTGAGCAGCCGAATGTCCGTCAGTCCGCCCGTAAACGTGCTTTTGACGGACAGTTTGCGGTCGTTGGGAAGCAGGATGTCCCCGGACCGTGCTTGGTCCCCGTACAGCGTGCAGTCGATTCCCACGGAGCGCAACAGGGCGTAGGTGAATACTTCGACCGCTCCGCCCACGATAAAGCGGTTCTCGAAGATCGTCGTGTTGTACCGCTCAAGCAGCGTCGATATGGCCAGTTCGTACTCCTGCTGGGCCTGGACGCTGCAATCGCTCTTGAGACGCTGGAAGGCCCGTTGTTCCTGCCGGAATTGGGTCATCCTGCCGCGATCCGGTCGAAACGCGGCAGCAGGTTATGCGAGCGTTGCGGGGGGGGGTGGTGGATACGCGCTTGAGACAATTCGAGGTACTTTTCTTCAACGTCGTATCCTACGCAACGGCGTCCTTCGCGGAGCGCAACCAGGGCGGTCTGTCCGCTTCCCAGGAACGGGTCGAGTATTTCGTCGCCCTCTTCCGAATAGAGCACCACAAGGCGGCGTACCAGTTCTTCGGGGTACGGGCAAGGGTGGTCAATGGTCTTGGGCGGTACGGGGGCAATGTGCCAGATATTATTGGCAATGTCCCGCTTGAAGAGCTCGTCGATGTCGAGGGCCTGCTTCATCCCGCGCCGGACGGGGCCGGCCTTGCGAAACAGCAGGATGTACTCGGTCATGATGTTCGGGTAGTAGTATCCGGCCTGGGGGTGCTGGATGAAACTGCCAGCCCGTTTGACGCCTCCGGTTACCTTGTTCCAAATGATGTCCTGATGAAACTCCCAGCCCATCTTGAGTATTCGTTCCGTGATGAGCATGGGAATAGGGTGGTGCTTGCCCTCGTGGAGTATCGTGCCCACCACGATGGCACAGAACCCGCCGTCCATCGTAACCCGCAGGACGTTCTTAAAGACCTTGCCGATGTTGCCCAGGTACTCTTTGAACGTCTCGCCGAACGCCTGATATCCGCGCTCCCTGTGCCATGCTTCCTTGCCCTGTCCGGCATGGATGTCGTAGTCGATGGCGTTCCAGTACGGTGGAGATGTGACGGTCAAGGCAATCGACTGATCGGCGCAATGCTGCATTTTGAGGGACGATTGAGGGTAGAATCGGTACCCCTCTCCATCATAAATCCCCTTGCGCCTGTGTCTGGCCCTTATGGTCTTACGGGCTGCCCTGTCGAACGAATCAGGAAGCGGTGAGTTTGGCATAACCGAGTTTCCCTTCTGCGTTCTTGATGGCGGCGGCGATATGCTCCATCGTGGTGAAGTCCCGCCGAGACTGGCGGGTTGCAAACTCGTCAACGTAACGCCGCAGGTGCTTAACGCTGAAATGATGAAACGTCCCGATGTACGCCCGCTTGAGCAAGGCCCAGAACGATTCCACGCCGTTGACGTGCACCATGTCGTTGACGTACTCCCCGACGCTGTGGTCAACGGTGCGGTGCTTGTAGTCTCGCAGCCCCGTGTAACCCTTGTGGCCGTCGGTGTAGATGGTCGAATCCGGTTCGACCCTGGCTTCGATGATGGTATGCAGCGTCAACTTGTCTACTTCGTCCACCGGCATGGCCTTGATCCGTCCGGTTGCCCGTTCCTTCAATCCGACTACGGGCTGCTTGCCAGCCGGGCCGCGTCCGTTGCGCTGCTTCTTGTTGGCGTGCTTGTTCTTTTCGAGACCGCCGAAGTATGCTTCGTCGATTTCCACTTCACCGATGAAGGGCATTTGATCGGCGTCGTTCTGATTCCAGGTTTCGCGGATACGCTGCTCCAGGTACCAGGCGCTCTTTTGAGCGATTCCCAGTTCGCGAGCCATCTGGCAACTGGATATCGACTTCTTGGCTACGGCCATGAGGTAGATGGCGTACAGGCACTTCTGCAGGGACAGGTTGGCCGAATGAAACACCGTACCGGTTTTGACACTGAAAAACTTCCGGCAGTCCTTGCAACGGAACGGCTGCGGCTTCTCGTTCTTCGGGCGGGAGATTCGGACGCTATCGCAATGCGGGCAACGCGGCGTGCCGTCCCATCGCTGTGTCTCCATGTACGCCCTGGCTGCGTCTTCGTTGGGGAAGCGTTCGAAGAATCCCCAGGTGCTCATCGTGCCGTCTGTCGGGAGGGTCTTGCTTGCCATTTCGGGTATCCTTTCGTGTTGTTTGTTATACCTACAACTTACCCGATTTCGTGGCAAAAGTCAACAAAAATAATGCGATTTTGGTTAAAATTGGTTATAATTCCCTTTTGTAAGGTACGAGCGTGTCACTCTCATATTAAGCTAACGCAGGTCATACCGAAAATCCACCGTTGAAACATTAATTTGCTCGAATATTCCATCACGCAGTTGAGAACCGATGCCAGAGGAAGTGGCAGACAAGTCTCAGTCGGGGAGTCTGACCTAGTTGTTCACCTCGATCAAGTTAAGGCTGAATGTCATGCGGATAAGGTCGGGAAGGCTATGCGTGTTTCGTTTCGCCATCAGAACAGAGTAGTTAAGCCCTCTTGCGCCGATGGTACTGCTTGGGTGACCTTGTGGGAGAGTAGGACGCTGCCGGGGGATGCTGAGAAGGCGCTCGATTCATTTCGGGCGCCTTTTCTATTTGGACCTACGTCGCGGCTTCCTTCTACGCCGCGGCTTCCTCCATGATGCGTCCGTCGATTAGGCGGATGATCCGGTGGACATGGTCGGCCAGCGCCTGGCCGTGGGTCACCTTGATGATGGTCGTGCCCGCCTCGAACTGCCCTTCGATCTCATCGGGGTATACTCGTCTGTCCAACAGATCGTATGTGTCGCCGATAAATCGAAGGAGCCCTACTCAGCGATGAGGAAAATTCGGTGCGGTGATTACCGCCGAGGGGGGTCCCCAGGCGCGATCAGACGATAGAGGGCGGGCGTGACGAATAGGACCAGCATCGTTGAGACAGTGAGCCCACTCAAGCCCGTGTAGGATAGGCTGGTCCAGAGATCCCGCGTGGAGGGATGCCCGGCAATGAGCAGCGGCGTGAGCCCCACGAGCGTCGTCAGGGACGTGATCAGGATGGGACGAAGACGCTGTCGGCAGGCGGCTGTTATCGCTTTGTCGATGGCCTTGCCGGCTCGCTGAAGACGAGCCATGCGGTCCACGAGCAGTATCGCGTTGTTGACTACGATGCCGATCATAAAGACGGTGCCGAGATAGGCGCCGCGGTCGAAACTTAGATCGAAAAACCAGAAAACCAGGAAGATGCCGGTCAGCCCCATGGGAACCGTCAGCAGAACGACCAACGCCCGGCGGAACGATTCGAACAGGGCCGAGGTAATCAGCAACACAAGCGCGACGGCCAGGCCGAGGGCGAAGTTCATTTCACCGCGTTCAGCCTGATCGAAATCGGACCAGTTTGGCACGTCGATGCGGTAGCCTGGCGGTAGGTCGACCGACGCGAGGAATGATCGGCGGTAACTGTCGGCCATGCGGATGGTTCCGACGAACTCATAGGATATCCACCGCTCATACAGTTGCTCGCTGCGAAGAATGTCCGTCGAAACGCGCTTGAAAGACAGTACTCCGGCGTCCCCGGCGTTTATTCGGCGATCATCTCCGTCCAGCGGGATACGATCGAAGCCGGTGTTATGGTCCTTACTGGCGATTGTTGTTCGATAGGGCACGCGACGACCCTCTATCAGTATTTCACCATCCGGCTGGTGGCGGTCGGTGTACGGGAACAACGCCGCGCTCAGGTCGTCCAGTCCCATGCCGGCACGCGCCAGGTTCTGTTGCGACGGTTTCAATTGTAGCTCGTAATGGGGTCCGCCGCTAGTGAACCCTCCTCGGGGCGAATGGGTGATTTCGACGTTACGAACGCGACGGTGTCTTTCCAGCCTCCGTGCTAGGCGCTCGGCATGGTTCCGCAGGTCGTCGAAATTGTACCCGCGAAGCCGGTAGTTGATGGAGACGGCCCCTCCTCCCCCCGTCGAAAACCCCTGGCCGTAACCGAAGACGGCGATATCCAGTCCTCCGAACCGGGTGGCCATGTTCTCCATATCCGCTTGCATGGCGTAAGGCAACCGAGAACGGGCAATCTCGTCCATGAAGAGGGTGTGCACTCTGGCCTGCGATTCCTGTATCGTCGTGGTTACCTGGACGCCGTTGCCACCTGCAGCCAGTGCGTATCGTTCGAATGCCGCCGCCACTGAATCCACGGTGGCGGTTTCCATCCCCGGTGGGCCGTATATGGAGACATCGATATAGGTATAGGTACCGCTCCAGGAGAACGACGGTCCTTTCCACACGTCCGTAACGAAGAGATACACGCTGAGACCGAAACCGGTTAGCGTCACGGCCACGATCGGCCATCGCCACCGGATCATAAAGGTGACGACGCCTTCGTAACGCCGGCCGATGCGCGTCAGTTTCCGCGCTTCGGCCAGCGGAGCGGCGCCGCGGTCGAGCAGGCGTCCCAGCACGGGCACCCAGATGCCGGCGACGACCACGGAAGCCAGGAGCGTCAGGCCGAGACCGAGGGCGAAAGGGCCGATGTGTTGCCTCAATTCGTCGGATAGATATATGATGGGGACGAGCGCTACGACGGTGGTCAGCGTCGTCGCTGCGACGGGAATCAGCATTTCCGTCGTGCCACGCACCGTCGCACGGTCCCGGTCCTCGCCTTCCTCGCGTCGTCGTCGGATGTTCTCATACACGACCACCGCGTTGTCCACGAGTATGCCGAAAGCCAGGGCAAGACCCGAAATGGTCAGTAGATCGAGGCCCAGCCCGAGTGCATTGAAGCAGATCATCGCACCTAATGCAGAAAGGGCGATGGTGGAGAGGAGTATGACGACCGTTCGAAATTGACGTAAAAAAAGTAAAAGCAGCACGACGATGGCGATCAGGGCGACGGACACACGCAGTGCGAGGTCCTGCAACGCCAGACGCACGTCGTCGCTGCGGTCGACGATTAGCGTCAGGACGACACCCGGCGGGAACAGATCGCTCAGGTCCTCCATTTGCTTCTTCACGCGGTC
It includes:
- a CDS encoding tetratricopeptide repeat protein; translation: MNTRHFLLIALIIHPLYMLSQTLSLREVSASEPYDQGKVDAGKILYQQGRYDEALTTFQQAVSEEKTSAEARYWLGMAWFAVGDNDEALKAFRRTVQLDRNWLSGHIGMGMVYARLPKRRLDARIAYRRALEIDPGNVDAQYRMGMTYMDQERSGRLIGSARDGRKHFLKAVELNPTHPDAYFQLGRCYDSPDEPETEKALSAYMQQYRVYPEHSEALLSFANVSHRTERYDLGVVELKATVDAWGDDTPDRIRTMLSQYEVLALGSDQQFDRLQEALESYISQLDADEQAVYRDLSHVAPPDELATWEAATEPERDALWLAFWNERDSNPATIENERLVEHYRRIMYARIHFSEKKFPYDRRGEIHVRYGEPDDRRRFMVRANENQYESFLTSDNPAVDAIREKNLQFGYQLQVNRGEVSKIFDTDKKMRSGFGAPTMDDDINVKGKSMAQLMYEQAAKQRRKMGSSYMAESWVYVPYKLELFFVDQMGGGRYDYPLETLAVDESGDQTIQPNEIGRQDAVHPRRQAAALIARSPEVYAHDFGGEPLEYAFDAVSFRGEEGSTEVDLAYSIPVWQFGDIGDEKGDRTWLDNQVTLRDSVQTPAYSRKFRFGPIARPERQAANQEFQGAAFTLAANMSAPPGTFMAAVEMRDDVTQRIGVYKKPVSLSDYRGSDLLISDLKLSTEITPAPGPGPFVRKGLNVVPNPGRLYARGHLVYVYYEVYNLVMDESGRTSYENLYEITPMGMPALRNRSARPPGDMQTVMTVFDRHGTSAEEGEYTALDTANLEAGEYVLTVTLTDRHTNSSVSKSVNFMVVEP
- a CDS encoding site-specific DNA-methyltransferase; translation: MTVTSPPYWNAIDYDIHAGQGKEAWHRERGYQAFGETFKEYLGNIGKVFKNVLRVTMDGGFCAIVVGTILHEGKHHPIPMLITERILKMGWEFHQDIIWNKVTGGVKRAGSFIQHPQAGYYYPNIMTEYILLFRKAGPVRRGMKQALDIDELFKRDIANNIWHIAPVPPKTIDHPCPYPEELVRRLVVLYSEEGDEILDPFLGSGQTALVALREGRRCVGYDVEEKYLELSQARIHHPPPQRSHNLLPRFDRIAAG
- a CDS encoding IS1595 family transposase, giving the protein MASKTLPTDGTMSTWGFFERFPNEDAARAYMETQRWDGTPRCPHCDSVRISRPKNEKPQPFRCKDCRKFFSVKTGTVFHSANLSLQKCLYAIYLMAVAKKSISSCQMARELGIAQKSAWYLEQRIRETWNQNDADQMPFIGEVEIDEAYFGGLEKNKHANKKQRNGRGPAGKQPVVGLKERATGRIKAMPVDEVDKLTLHTIIEARVEPDSTIYTDGHKGYTGLRDYKHRTVDHSVGEYVNDMVHVNGVESFWALLKRAYIGTFHHFSVKHLRRYVDEFATRQSRRDFTTMEHIAAAIKNAEGKLGYAKLTAS
- a CDS encoding efflux RND transporter permease subunit, yielding MDKLLSSAIHRPIAVCAAGLVVLALGVGSLAQLPLSLQPVTDYPSLIISAEWPGASSEAVVKHVTAPIESELATVPGILEVRSVTREGNARIQAGCDPAASVAATRTLVMDRLAALRPDLPPRVRPRVSEALPEIFRDLDGFMSYRLSGPVTDHALRQLALEDIRPLLLAVEGVSDIEVIGGREEELDLLLDAGRMDNAGLSPTDLHRAMRLGVESHAAGALRRQGATVPLLTTPLAVGMHNLTLLPVSANHDRVLRLGDLAEIRWTLSTPHGVARVNGLPAITIEIARQPGTNMLDVADRVKKQMEDLSDLFPPGVVLTLIVDRSDDVRLALQDLALRVSVALIAIVVLLLLFLRQFRTVVILLSTIALSALGAMICFNALGLGLDLLTISGLALAFGILVDNAVVVYENIRRRREEGEDRDRATVRGTTEMLIPVAATTLTTVVALVPIIYLSDELRQHIGPFALGLGLTLLASVVVAGIWVPVLGRLLDRGAAPLAEARKLTRIGRRYEGVVTFMIRWRWPIVAVTLTGFGLSVYLFVTDVWKGPSFSWSGTYTYIDVSIYGPPGMETATVDSVAAAFERYALAAGGNGVQVTTTIQESQARVHTLFMDEIARSRLPYAMQADMENMATRFGGLDIAVFGYGQGFSTGGGGAVSINYRLRGYNFDDLRNHAERLARRLERHRRVRNVEITHSPRGGFTSGGPHYELQLKPSQQNLARAGMGLDDLSAALFPYTDRHQPDGEILIEGRRVPYRTTIASKDHNTGFDRIPLDGDDRRINAGDAGVLSFKRVSTDILRSEQLYERWISYEFVGTIRMADSYRRSFLASVDLPPGYRIDVPNWSDFDQAERGEMNFALGLAVALVLLITSALFESFRRALVVLLTVPMGLTGIFLVFWFFDLSFDRGAYLGTVFMIGIVVNNAILLVDRMARLQRAGKAIDKAITAACRQRLRPILITSLTTLVGLTPLLIAGHPSTRDLWTSLSYTGLSGLTVSTMLVLFVTPALYRLIAPGDPPRR